In Peromyscus leucopus breed LL Stock chromosome 16_21, UCI_PerLeu_2.1, whole genome shotgun sequence, a single genomic region encodes these proteins:
- the LOC114705823 gene encoding H-2 class II histocompatibility antigen, A-F alpha chain translates to MTPSRALVLGILALTTALSPCGGDDDIKADHIGSYGINVYQSYGPNGQYTFEFDGDEEFYVDLDKKETVWSIPEFGQLLNFDPQGGLQETATAKHNLDNLIKRSNYTPATNEVPEVTVFPKSPVLLGQPNTLICFVDKIFPPVVNVTWLRNSKSVTEGVYETSFLTNSDYSFHKMVYLTFIPSEDDVYDCKVEHWGLEEPVLKHWEPEVPAPMSELTETVVCALGLSVGIVGIVVGTVFIIQGLRSGGPSRHPGPL, encoded by the exons ATGACGCCCAGCAGAGCTCTGGTTCTGGGGATCCTCGCCCTGACCACCGCGCTCAGCCCCTGCGGAGGTGACGACGACATTAAGG CCGACCACATTGGTTCATATGGTATAAATGTCTATCAGTCTTATGGACCCAATGGCCAGTACACATTTGAATTTGATGGCGATGAGGAGTTCTATGTGGACTTGGATAAGAAGGAGACAGTCTGGAGTATTCCTGAGTTTGGCCAACTGTTGAACTTCGACCCACAAGGTGGACTGCAAGAGACAGCTACAGCAAAACACAACTTGGACAATTTGATCAAGAGATCCAATTATACCCCAGCTACCAATG AGGTTCCTGAGGTGACTGTCTTCCCCAAGTCCCCTGTGCTTCTGGGTCAGCCCAACACCCTCATCTGCTTTGTGGACAAGATCTTTCCTCCTGTGGTCAACGTCACATGGTTGAGAAATAGCAAGTCAGTCACAGAAGGTGTCTATGAGACCAGCTTCCTCACCAACAGTGACTATTCCTTCCACAAGATGGTTTACCTCACCTTCATCCCTTCTGAGGATGATGTCTATGACTGCAAGGTGGAGCACTGGGGCCTGGAGGAGCCGGTGCTGAAacactggg AACCCGAGGTTCCAGCGCCCATGTCAGAGCTGACGGAGACTGTGGTCTGCGCCCTGGGGTTGTCCGTGGGCATCGTGGGCATCGTGGTGGGCACCGTCTTCATCATTCAAGGCCTGCGATCAGGTGGCCCCTCAAGACACCCAGGGCCTTTGTGA